A window from Thalassophryne amazonica chromosome 15, fThaAma1.1, whole genome shotgun sequence encodes these proteins:
- the ap1m2 gene encoding AP-1 complex subunit mu-2, producing the protein MSASAIFVLDLKGKVLICRNYKGDVDMVEIDNFMPLLMQHEEEGLLSPVMERGSVHFLWIKHSNLYLVATTNKNSNASLVYSFLYKLVEVFTEYFKELEEESIQDNFVVVYELLDELMDFGFPQTTDSKILQEYITQEGAKLEVAKTKVPTTVTNAVSWRSEGIKYKKNEVFIDVIESINVLVNANGSVMSSDIIGSIKLKTMLSGMPELRLGLNDRVLFALTGRDKGKTVVMEDVKFHQCVRLSRFESDRTISFIPPDGESELMSYRINTHVRPLVWIESVIEKFSHSRVEIMVKAKGQFKKQSVANNVEVSVPVPSDADSPKFKTSTGNAKYVPEKNLVIWTIKSFPGGKEFLMRAHFGLPSVENDELEGKPPITVKFEIPYFTVSGIQVRYMKIIEKSGYQALPWVRYITQSGDYQLRTNV; encoded by the exons atgtcTGCTTCCGCCATATTTGTGTTGGACTTAAAGGGGAAG GTGTTGATCTGTCGTAATTACAAAGGTGATGTGGACATGGTGGAGATCGACAACTTCATGCCTTTACTCATGCAACATGAAGAAGAAGGACTTCTTTCTCCTGTAATGGAACGTGGCAGTGTTCACTTTCTGTGGATCAAACACAGCAACCTGTACC TGGTAGCCACAACAAACAAGAACTCCAACGCTTCGCTTGTGTACTCATTTCTGTACAAACTGGTTGAA GTCTTTACAGAGTACTTTAAAGAGTTGGAGGAGGAGAGcattcaggacaactttgtggtCGTCTATGAGCTCCTGGATGAACTGATGGACTTTGGTTTCCCCCAAACTACAGACAGCAAGATCCTCCAGGA ATACATTACGCAGGAAGGTGCCAAGCTTGAGGTGGCAAAGACGAAGGTGCCAACCACCGTCACCAATGCTGTTTCCTGGAGGTCAGAGGGCATCAAGTACAAGAAGAACGAGGTCTTTATTGATGTCATAGAGTCCATTAATGTTCTG GTTAATGCGAATGGCAGTGTGATGAGCAGTGACATTATAGGCAGCATCAAGCTGAAGACAATGCTGTCTGGCATGCCTGAGCTCCGACTGGGCCTGAATGACCGAGTTCTTTTTGCCCTCACAGGAC GAGACAAAGGGAAGACGGTCGTGATGGAAGACGTGAAGTTTCACCAGTGTGTACGTTTGTCACGCTTTGAGAGTGACCGTACCATCTCCTTCATCCCTCCAGACGGGGAGTCTGAACTCATGTCCTACCGCATCAACACTCAT GTGAGGCCTCTGGTATGGATTGAGTCCGTCATTGAGAAATTCTCTCACAGTCGAGTGGAGATCATGGTTAAG GCGAAAGGCCAATTTAAAAAGCAGTCTGTGGCTAATAATGTAGAGGTAAGTGTCCCTGTCCCCAGTGATGCAGACTCACCCAAGTTTAAAACCAGCACTGGTAATGCCAAATATGTGCCTGAGAAGAACCTGGTGATCTGGACCATCAAGTCATTCCCT GGGGGTAAAGAGTTTCTAATGAGGGCTCACTTTGGTTTGCCCAGTGTGGAAAATGATGAGCTTGAGGGCAAGCCTCCTATTACTGTCAAATTTGAAATCCCTTACTTCACAGTGTCAGGAATACAG GTGCGATATATGAAGATCATAGAAAAAAGTGGCTACCAGGCTTTACCGTGGGTCCGATACATTACACAGAGTGGAG ATTACCAGCTGCGGACTAATGTGTAA